The DNA region CGCCGTCTGCAATTAATCTCGTTACATTCGAATTGTTTGTTTCCTTCCAAGACTTTCCTCCATCCTTAGTTAAATAAACATTCGACATTTCCTGTGACATCGTTCGGTCACCGGAAACAATAATATATCCGAACTCGTCATTTAAAAAAGCGACTTTTCGGAAACGAATGGATGGGTAGGGTTGTGCAACGATTGAATCTTGCCAAGTTTTCCCTTGGTCAAGCGAATAGGTTAAGACTATTTTTTGGTCCTCCCAGCTAAGCCCATCCGAGTATAAAAAGGCAACACGATTTTTCGTAAGAATGTAACTATGCTCAATAAGTGTTTGTTTGTTTCCGCTATACTCCCCATTAAATAATTTATCTTTTTCAACTGGAACCGGAATCCAACTTTTTCCTTTGTCGAACGTAATGTTAAGTTGATCGTTTTGTAAAGAGTAATCAATGGGATGTTCAGCATATAGAGGTTGTTGTTTAGGTTCATCTTGTTCGGCTTTTTCCTCTAGCACTTCATTTAGCGGGAGGATCGGTTTGGAGTTTTGGTTTTGGTAAAAGATGATGGCAATGATTAAACCAATCATCATAAGACAGGCCGTACCAATCATAAAATTTCTCAATGAAAGAACTCCTTTTTTTTAACTGTTGGAATTGGATGTAGAAGCTGCTGTTGCAGCAGCTATTGTTGCAATCATGACAGCCTGCTGGGCTTGTAGGATGGTCTCAATCGTTGTGTATATGCTTGTTTCGATTAAACTTTCATGAGCCAGTTTTTCACTTACGTAAAAACAAACAGCTAACATCACGTTCATATCCTTTTGCCATTTGAAAGATTTTGCATTATTGAGTTGCTCATAGATTTGTATAATAATATTCATGTTGACTTCTTCGCAAGGAAGTAAAGCAAGCATGCCCATCAAAGGATAGTAAGCAGTCTTTTGTTTTAGTCCGCTCTCTTTGAAAGCATCATAGATACGTGTTGTGCGATTTACTAATGTTTCAACACTCTCATCTTTATTTAATGATAAAATATGGCTAAGAAATTGGAGGTCATTTCCTTTTCTAAATCCATTATTATTTAGTTCTCGGTAAAAATTCTCGGTATATTGGATAATGCCATCCCGATTTTCCAAAGCAAGTAATGTGGCAAGCGGATAATCACTAGCTGAAGTTAAAAGGAAATGCTCCCGTCTCATCCCATTATAAATCGCTTTAACTTTTGAAATGATCTCTTTTGAATGAGAAGGATTAGACTGTTTTGTAAGCAAAACAGATGCCGAAATATATGTAAAATTTCCTCTCTGGAACTTAGCTTGAATAAAACCTTCATATAAACTAAAAAAAGTTGGAATGAGTTCGACCGCATTTTCAAAATGAACATCAAGCGTGGCAGCAGTTGTATACCTTAAATAAGATCTCATGGAAGAGAAAACACTTGATTGCTTTTTGAGTTCATCTGAAATATGAATGAACCTTTCGTGATGAAACGCTTTTGATTTCATCACATAGAGAGAAGCAATTGTCATCAAAATACGCTTATCAGTAACATTCCATTTCAATTTTTCTTGTAGTTGATCATAGATGTTAATGTAATTGGAAACATGTTGTTCGATGTTCATTTTATATGCTCCTTTATTGGATGTTGCTGCTGTCTGTCATTCATAAAATAGTAGCAGCTTTAAAGCAAGTTTACATTCGATGCGTCCCCTTATGCAATCATAATGTGCGGACTGTGGTGGATGCATGAATATGTTCGTCACTATTTTAATTGAAAAGGGCAGCATCACTAATGGAGTGCTGCCCCCTTTTTTGAAGCGTTATGATTTACGAAATGCAAGAATTTTTACTTAACATACTTTTGCAGAAATTCATTTAATTTTTTAATATACTTATCTTTTTGAACTGCAAAAGCTTCTCCGTGATTGGCACCGTCAAATGTTATAATATCTGTTTCACTTTTCGTATTTTCATATAATTCTTTCGACATTTCTGTTGGCACAAAAGTATCATTGTTGCCGTGAATATATAAAATTGGGACGGTAGCTTTTTTTACTTGTTCTAGTGCAGATGCTTCTGTTAGTGAATACCCCGCTTGCATATTTGTTACTAAACTAGTGGTTGGCAAAACTGGAAATGCCGGCAGATGATACATACGGTGCATTTGATATTCAAATAAATCATACACACTTGTATATGGGCTGTCTGCTATGATTGCTTTGACATGATTGGGCAGGTCTTCCCCACTTGCCATTAAAACCGTAGCGGCGCCCATTGAAAGTCCATGTAAAACAATTTCGGACTGTGCTCCTTGATTTTTCAATACGAGTTTTATCCAATCTAAAAGATCCAACCGATCAGGCCAACCAAAGCCAATGTAATCTCCTTCGCTCTGTCCGTGGCCACGCAAGTCTACTGTTAATAGATTGTATCCGAGCTCATCATAATAATATTGCCCATATAATCCCATATCTTTTGCACGGCCAAGATAGCCATGAGCGAAAATCACTGTTTTATTTGTCGGCTTTTTTGCTTTTAAAAAATACCCTTGGAGTTCTAAGCCGTCACGTGACTGCATATCCCAAATTTCAAACGCTTGGCTGCTGACCCATTGGCGCCAATCGCCTTCCAAAAAAGTATCCATCGCTTTCGCAGACACTTTCAAATCTTTGTTTCCGACTAAAAAATCTTTTTCATTCCGCTTGATTGCAAGATTATAAAAATAAAAACTGGCGGTGATATCTATAATCAACAGTACACTAAGAAGACCTATACATATTTTAAGCCATCGCTTTTTTGTCACGTTCATCCCCCGTTCTTTCATCTCCTAGTCCTTAATACCTATATGTCCATTATACAAGAAAATGATTGGATGCAGCTTTGAAATTTAATGGTACTTGTTAACAGGTTGTAAAGCGCCTTTGGTAGGAGGATAAGGAACTTAGGATGATTTAACAGTGGGATAATTTTAAAGGGTTATAAAAACAATGAGTTGCTTTGGAACCATTCGACAAATAGAGGATGAACAACAAAAAGATAGGGACGGTACGTTAATTTTAGTACGTCCCTTTTATTATCTTGGAGAATAATTTCCACTTTTTGATGCAATTGGTTAAAGCTTTATATCTTTTTCACAATAATTGCTTTTGTGCTTTTAGACATTCTGCAGTCATTGATTTGTGCGTCTTCAATAATACCGAGTGTAAGGGCTGAATTGATTTTTTGCTTGTCCGGCTTTTTAATTACTTGGATGCAATCATGCAAATTTAATTCTTCTAGACGAAGTACAGTTTTTTCATCGTTAAAATCGTTTGATTGTCTAATTTGTCTTTGTATTTTATATTGCCCAATGTTTCTTTCACCTTTTTGGTTTTCCCCTACAGTTTCATCAAAATAAAGATGAAAAGCCTGATTTAGTTCTTTCAATTTTTTTTCAATTTCCTTTTTACTTTCACTTAATTCATAATACTTTTCCAAGTCTTTTTCTGAAATTGATTGATGATATTGTTTGGACATGCTTCTCCCCCCGCAATATGATATACACCATTCATATGATGGGAAGGAATGAAACATTCGAAAGGCTGAATGATCTGTGATCGCGGTTTCTCAAAAAGTTATCGCTTCTTTTTTGTTTTTGGCCACAAGGGACGCTGTACATACTGAATCATTGTCCTAAAAACAATTCCCCATTGAGATTCCGTTAGAGAACCGATTGTTATCTCATTTTTAATTCCTAAGTTTCTTTTTAAATGCTTCATTTG from Pueribacillus theae includes:
- a CDS encoding DUF4003 family protein — its product is MNIEQHVSNYINIYDQLQEKLKWNVTDKRILMTIASLYVMKSKAFHHERFIHISDELKKQSSVFSSMRSYLRYTTAATLDVHFENAVELIPTFFSLYEGFIQAKFQRGNFTYISASVLLTKQSNPSHSKEIISKVKAIYNGMRREHFLLTSASDYPLATLLALENRDGIIQYTENFYRELNNNGFRKGNDLQFLSHILSLNKDESVETLVNRTTRIYDAFKESGLKQKTAYYPLMGMLALLPCEEVNMNIIIQIYEQLNNAKSFKWQKDMNVMLAVCFYVSEKLAHESLIETSIYTTIETILQAQQAVMIATIAAATAASTSNSNS
- a CDS encoding WD40/YVTN/BNR-like repeat-containing protein; translation: MRNFMIGTACLMMIGLIIAIIFYQNQNSKPILPLNEVLEEKAEQDEPKQQPLYAEHPIDYSLQNDQLNITFDKGKSWIPVPVEKDKLFNGEYSGNKQTLIEHSYILTKNRVAFLYSDGLSWEDQKIVLTYSLDQGKTWQDSIVAQPYPSIRFRKVAFLNDEFGYIIVSGDRTMSQEMSNVYLTKDGGKSWKETNNSNVTRLIADGGFVDENTGFLSFGTINPEKPQLYVTQDAGDTWQEASINIPAKYNEIFVIAETPVKEENHLALFINQGPNGDYKGGKVKGKFISNDNGVTWGFSTEVTPNETE
- a CDS encoding alpha/beta hydrolase, which encodes MNVTKKRWLKICIGLLSVLLIIDITASFYFYNLAIKRNEKDFLVGNKDLKVSAKAMDTFLEGDWRQWVSSQAFEIWDMQSRDGLELQGYFLKAKKPTNKTVIFAHGYLGRAKDMGLYGQYYYDELGYNLLTVDLRGHGQSEGDYIGFGWPDRLDLLDWIKLVLKNQGAQSEIVLHGLSMGAATVLMASGEDLPNHVKAIIADSPYTSVYDLFEYQMHRMYHLPAFPVLPTTSLVTNMQAGYSLTEASALEQVKKATVPILYIHGNNDTFVPTEMSKELYENTKSETDIITFDGANHGEAFAVQKDKYIKKLNEFLQKYVK